The DNA region CACAAATGATAAAAAGGCACTTTGGATTTACGAAAAACCTGTGGCTAAAAAAATTTACTTCAACAATACACATGTTTTGATTATTGAGCCAGAATTAGAGCAAGCAATTATTACGACACTTGACAATACTCCCAATATTGCACAATTACTACAAGATGCCAAAGAGATCGCTCCCAATAAATATGTAACAAAATTTATGGACACAACGTATACGATCTTTGCACATAAAGAGAGTATTGACAAGGTTGTCTATCGTGATAAGTTAGATAATGCTGTTGAAATTAGTTTTTCAAACCAAACAACAAATCTTTTTTTAGATGAAGAGCTGTTCCGTGCCGAAATTCCAAGAGGATATGATGTCGTACGCGAATAATTTTTTTTAAAGATAAACGATTTAAATCTTTACATGTAAAGATTTAAATCGCATCAGAAGCTGCTGGTTTCCCAAAGAAATAGCCTTGAAAAAAGTGACATCCCATCTCTTTGAGCCGTTCAAACTGTTCTTTGGTTTCAACACCCTCCGCAATAACTTCCATATTGAAACTTTTACCAATAGAGATAATGGTCTCGACAATCAAAGCATCACTTCTATTGAGGATAAAATCTCGTACAAAAGATTGATCAATTTTTAGTTCATCAACATTTAAATGCTTCAAATACTGCAAACTAGAATACCCTGTCCCAAAATCGTCAACGGACAGAGAAACTCCTAACATTTTTAACTCACGAATCTTTGCCAATGCT from Sulfurospirillum diekertiae includes:
- the lolA gene encoding LolA-like outer membrane lipoprotein chaperone — encoded protein: MRFFWMFLCLTTLLFAKIDHFKTIQSDFTQKVTNDQNKTITYEGMFYATNDKKALWIYEKPVAKKIYFNNTHVLIIEPELEQAIITTLDNTPNIAQLLQDAKEIAPNKYVTKFMDTTYTIFAHKESIDKVVYRDKLDNAVEISFSNQTTNLFLDEELFRAEIPRGYDVVRE